A genomic stretch from Rhodothermales bacterium includes:
- a CDS encoding helix-turn-helix domain-containing protein — protein sequence MAIVYILGAAQGLFLAAILASRSPRTTPNRLLALAMIAFSVDLVTAWYHTAGLDQQAPQFIGLDAGIGFLYGPLWFLYARTLTTPAHALRRIDYLHFLPFLLALLVMVPFYRLDGAAKLADMMHPDHNRYLILAGALAPFKIGFGALYIGWVLVLIRRHRRRIRWTHSMLDHVQLNWVRNVTYGFVLLLVLSFVLYLVGKPTAEHPVGMDPSTIHDDIALIALAVMVYLIGYFGLRQPEILLPKESPPPETPTHAGPANPDKPSYAKSGMEPDTAREIKERLCAVMERDRLYRNGQLTLVDLAGALDISPHNLTEVLNTQLGLNFYDFVNGYRVREAKERLDDPACAHLTVLAIGLDAGFNSKSSFNAVFKKHTQRSPSAYRDRESSAADANNPAGTDT from the coding sequence ATGGCCATCGTCTACATCCTCGGTGCGGCGCAAGGGCTGTTTCTGGCCGCCATCCTGGCCAGCCGAAGCCCTCGAACGACCCCGAATCGGCTGCTCGCCCTGGCGATGATCGCGTTTTCAGTCGACCTCGTGACAGCCTGGTACCACACCGCCGGCCTCGACCAGCAGGCGCCCCAGTTCATCGGGCTGGATGCCGGCATCGGCTTCCTCTATGGCCCCCTCTGGTTTCTCTATGCCCGGACCCTCACCACGCCGGCGCACGCGCTGCGCCGTATCGATTACCTGCATTTCCTCCCCTTTCTCCTCGCGCTCCTGGTGATGGTCCCCTTCTACAGGCTGGATGGGGCCGCCAAGCTCGCCGACATGATGCACCCGGACCATAACCGGTATCTGATTTTGGCCGGCGCACTCGCCCCCTTCAAGATCGGCTTCGGCGCGCTGTACATCGGCTGGGTGCTCGTCCTCATCCGCCGGCACCGCCGGCGCATCCGCTGGACCCACTCCATGCTCGACCACGTCCAGCTCAACTGGGTGCGTAACGTCACCTACGGCTTTGTCCTCCTCCTCGTGCTCTCGTTCGTACTCTACCTGGTGGGCAAACCCACCGCCGAACACCCCGTAGGGATGGATCCCTCGACCATCCACGACGACATCGCCCTGATCGCCCTGGCCGTCATGGTGTACCTGATCGGCTATTTCGGTCTGCGTCAGCCCGAAATCCTCCTGCCCAAGGAGAGTCCGCCCCCCGAAACGCCGACCCACGCCGGGCCGGCGAACCCGGACAAACCCAGCTACGCCAAATCCGGCATGGAGCCGGACACCGCGCGGGAAATCAAGGAGCGGCTCTGCGCCGTCATGGAGCGGGACAGGCTGTACCGCAACGGCCAGCTCACCCTGGTCGACCTCGCCGGCGCGCTCGACATCTCCCCGCACAACCTCACCGAGGTCCTCAACACCCAGCTCGGCCTCAACTTCTACGACTTCGTGAACGGATACCGCGTCCGCGAGGCCAAGGAACGGCTCGACGACCCGGCCTGCGCGCACCTGACGGTGCTGGCCATCGGACTGGATGCCGGCTTCAACTCGAAATCCTCGTTCAACGCGGTCTTCAAGAAACATACGCAACGGTCGCCATCCGCGTACCGGGACCGGGAGTCCAGCGCCGCCGACGCGAACAATCCCGCTGGAACGGACACATGA
- a CDS encoding adenylate/guanylate cyclase domain-containing protein translates to METPTKILLVDDEPDLGDLIRQKFRKEIRAGAYEFVTAHDGYQALEALQNDPDIEIVLTDINMPRMDGLTLLTHIRRLERLLQAVVISAYGDLDNIRQAMNRGSFDFLMKPIDLLDLEITIKKAIQTVEERRRAVHVRETFGRYLSDEVASALLDDPDAWRLGGEKRLVTILMSDLRGFSNVSERLAPEVVVDILNTYLGRMAEVIAAYQGTIDEFIGDAILVIFGAPLQRPDDASRAVACALAMQRAMEEVNAVMAARGWPALEMGIGINTGEVVVGNIGSRMRAKYGVVGSHVNLTARIESYTVGGQVLIAEGTRSAVGGALAIGRRMQVSTKGFSEPVAIYEVEGIGAPFNLSLETHADQLATLAEPVALRCTVLDGKHMTGAAMEGDLLALSGRTALIRLAEPLDVLVNLRIELDLEVAGARLAGDLYAKTTEVDAASRTATLRFTAIPEDVAAALRVLADAAPHPR, encoded by the coding sequence ATGGAAACACCGACCAAAATATTGCTGGTGGACGATGAGCCCGACCTCGGGGATCTCATCCGGCAGAAATTCCGCAAGGAGATTCGCGCCGGCGCGTACGAATTCGTCACGGCGCACGACGGGTACCAGGCGCTCGAGGCGTTGCAGAACGATCCGGACATCGAGATCGTCCTGACCGACATCAACATGCCCCGGATGGACGGGTTGACGCTGCTGACGCACATCCGCCGGCTCGAGCGGCTCCTCCAGGCCGTCGTGATTTCCGCCTACGGCGATCTCGACAACATCCGGCAGGCGATGAACCGGGGCTCGTTCGACTTCCTGATGAAGCCCATCGACCTGCTCGACCTCGAGATCACCATCAAAAAAGCGATTCAGACGGTGGAGGAACGCCGGCGTGCCGTCCATGTCCGCGAGACCTTCGGGCGGTACCTGTCCGATGAGGTCGCCTCGGCGCTGCTCGACGACCCGGACGCCTGGCGGCTGGGCGGCGAAAAACGCCTGGTCACCATCCTGATGTCCGATCTGCGCGGGTTCTCGAACGTGTCGGAGCGGCTCGCGCCCGAGGTCGTGGTCGACATCCTCAATACCTATCTCGGCAGGATGGCCGAGGTCATCGCGGCGTACCAGGGCACGATCGACGAGTTCATCGGCGACGCGATCCTCGTGATTTTCGGCGCCCCGCTGCAGCGCCCCGACGACGCGTCGCGCGCCGTAGCCTGCGCCCTCGCGATGCAAAGGGCGATGGAGGAGGTGAACGCCGTGATGGCCGCGCGCGGGTGGCCGGCGCTCGAGATGGGCATCGGCATCAACACCGGCGAGGTGGTGGTCGGCAACATCGGCTCGCGGATGCGGGCGAAATACGGCGTGGTGGGGAGCCACGTCAACCTGACCGCCCGGATCGAGTCGTACACCGTCGGCGGGCAGGTCCTGATCGCGGAAGGGACGCGCTCGGCCGTGGGGGGCGCGCTGGCGATCGGCCGGCGCATGCAGGTTTCCACCAAGGGGTTTTCGGAGCCCGTCGCGATCTACGAGGTCGAGGGCATCGGGGCTCCCTTCAACCTGTCGCTCGAAACTCACGCCGATCAGCTGGCGACGCTGGCGGAGCCGGTCGCGCTGCGGTGTACGGTGCTGGATGGAAAACATATGACGGGGGCCGCGATGGAAGGCGACCTGCTGGCGCTCTCCGGCCGTACGGCGCTCATCCGGCTTGCCGAGCCGCTGGACGTGCTGGTCAACCTGCGGATCGAGCTGGATCTGGAGGTGGCCGGCGCGCGGCTGGCCGGAGACCTGTATGCGAAGACGACCGAGGTCGATGCCGCCTCGCGAACCGCCACCCTTCGATTCACCGCGATCCCGGAAGACGTGGCCGCCGCGTTGCGCGTGCTCGCCGACGCGGCGCCGCATCCCCGCTGA
- the rpmE gene encoding 50S ribosomal protein L31, producing the protein MKKDIHPEYKMITVKLADGTSFQTRSTMDSDTYASEVDSTNHPFYTGRRQYVDTAGRVEKFNRRYAKTGK; encoded by the coding sequence ATGAAAAAAGATATCCATCCGGAATACAAGATGATCACCGTCAAACTGGCGGATGGTACGTCATTCCAGACCCGTTCGACGATGGATTCCGACACGTACGCGTCGGAAGTCGACTCGACGAACCACCCGTTCTACACGGGCCGTCGCCAGTATGTCGACACCGCCGGCCGCGTCGAGAAGTTCAACCGCCGGTACGCGAAGACGGGCAAATAA
- the uvrB gene encoding excinuclease ABC subunit UvrB — MSADDAARRFEIKAGFSPTGDQPRAIDELTTGVLRGDTYQTLLGATGTGKTFTISHLIQNLNRPTLVMSHNKTLAAQLYAEFRQFFPDNAVEFFISYYDYYQPEAYIPHSDTYIEKDMSVNERIDRLRLRATSALVSGRPDVIVVASVSCIYGLGSPDEYRAQIAQVQTGMEIERNALLHQLSNIFYTRNDIAFEPGAFRVRGDIVEVFPAYLEDIAYRISFWGDEIEKITSFEPLTGNTIEEMQLLTIYPAKIFVTPREQLDRALASIEEELHWRLAVLREMGKLVEAQRLEQRTMFDLEMLREVGYCSGVENYSRHLSGLQPGERPYCLFDYFPDDMLLVIDESHVTVPQVRAMYNGDRARKLTLVEHGFRLPSALDNRPMTFEEFEAKQKQVIYVSATPGDYELEQCGGVFVEQIIRPTGIPDPVIILRPSKGQIDDLLEEIRGCSERNERTLVTTLTKRMSEDLTEYLDSFGVKVRYMHSDIDALERVEILRDLRLGVFDVLIGVNLLREGLDLPEVALVAILDADKEGFLRSDRSLIQTAGRAARNAEGRIIMYADTVTGSMQRMMDETRRRREIQLAYNEEHGIIPKTVFKSREEILRGTVIAEEKADQEDGVSSRYYGSDENLPIAADPVVKYLTEDQKRDLIAQLRKEMNEAAENLKFERAAELRDNIAQMEAAMNAR; from the coding sequence ATGTCCGCCGACGACGCCGCACGCCGCTTCGAAATCAAGGCCGGCTTTTCGCCCACCGGCGACCAACCCCGCGCCATCGATGAGTTGACCACCGGCGTCCTGCGGGGCGACACCTACCAGACCCTGCTCGGGGCCACCGGCACCGGCAAGACCTTTACGATCAGCCACCTGATTCAGAACCTGAATCGCCCGACGCTGGTCATGAGCCACAACAAGACCCTGGCCGCCCAGCTGTACGCGGAATTCAGGCAGTTCTTCCCGGACAACGCCGTCGAGTTCTTCATCTCCTACTACGATTATTACCAGCCCGAAGCGTACATCCCGCATTCGGACACCTATATCGAGAAGGATATGTCGGTCAACGAGCGGATCGACCGCCTGCGCCTCCGGGCGACGAGCGCGCTCGTGTCGGGCCGGCCGGATGTGATCGTGGTCGCGAGCGTGTCCTGCATCTACGGCCTCGGCTCGCCGGACGAGTACCGCGCCCAGATCGCGCAGGTGCAGACCGGCATGGAGATCGAGCGCAACGCATTGCTCCACCAGCTGTCGAACATCTTCTACACGCGCAACGACATCGCCTTCGAACCCGGCGCCTTCCGCGTCCGGGGCGATATCGTCGAAGTATTCCCGGCGTATCTGGAAGACATCGCCTACCGCATCTCGTTCTGGGGAGACGAAATCGAAAAGATCACCAGCTTCGAACCCCTGACCGGCAACACGATCGAGGAGATGCAGCTGCTGACGATCTACCCGGCCAAAATCTTTGTGACGCCGCGCGAACAGCTCGACCGGGCCCTCGCGTCCATCGAGGAAGAACTCCACTGGCGCCTCGCCGTCCTGCGCGAGATGGGCAAGCTCGTCGAGGCCCAGCGCCTCGAACAGCGCACCATGTTCGACCTCGAGATGCTGCGGGAAGTCGGCTACTGCTCGGGCGTCGAGAACTACTCCCGGCACCTCTCCGGCCTCCAGCCCGGCGAACGCCCGTACTGTCTGTTCGACTATTTCCCGGACGACATGCTGCTCGTGATCGACGAAAGCCACGTGACCGTCCCGCAGGTCCGCGCCATGTACAACGGCGACCGGGCCCGCAAGCTCACGCTCGTCGAACACGGCTTCCGCCTCCCCTCGGCGCTCGACAACCGCCCGATGACCTTCGAGGAGTTCGAGGCCAAGCAGAAACAGGTCATCTACGTCAGCGCCACGCCGGGCGACTACGAACTCGAGCAGTGCGGCGGCGTGTTTGTCGAGCAGATCATCCGGCCGACCGGCATCCCCGACCCGGTGATCATCCTGCGGCCGTCGAAAGGGCAGATCGACGACCTGCTGGAGGAAATCCGGGGCTGCAGCGAACGCAACGAGCGCACGCTGGTCACCACCCTCACCAAACGCATGTCGGAAGACCTGACCGAATACCTGGATTCGTTCGGCGTGAAGGTCCGGTACATGCACTCGGATATCGACGCCCTCGAACGCGTCGAAATCCTGCGCGACCTGAGGCTGGGCGTCTTCGATGTGTTGATCGGTGTCAACCTGCTCCGCGAAGGCCTCGACCTCCCCGAGGTGGCGCTCGTGGCCATTCTGGACGCGGACAAGGAAGGCTTCCTGCGCAGCGACCGCTCGCTCATCCAGACCGCCGGCCGCGCCGCCCGTAACGCCGAGGGCCGCATCATCATGTATGCGGATACGGTGACCGGATCGATGCAGCGGATGATGGACGAGACCCGGCGCCGGCGGGAGATCCAGCTCGCCTACAACGAAGAACATGGCATCATCCCGAAAACCGTCTTCAAGTCGCGCGAAGAGATCCTCCGGGGCACCGTCATCGCCGAGGAAAAGGCCGACCAGGAAGATGGCGTCAGCTCGCGCTATTACGGCAGCGACGAGAACCTGCCGATCGCCGCGGACCCGGTGGTCAAGTACCTCACCGAGGATCAAAAACGCGACCTTATCGCCCAGCTCCGCAAGGAAATGAACGAAGCCGCCGAAAACCTCAAGTTCGAGCGCGCCGCCGAACTCCGCGACAACATCGCCCAGATGGAGGCGGCGATGAACGCGCGATGA
- a CDS encoding TonB-dependent receptor, with amino-acid sequence MRRFLYSLFFVLHLAGTAGAQTPATPYQTVRGVVVDRDSRIPLPGANVVVLSVDPPVGTTTDLEGRFEVPRVPVGRHRIRISFLGFEPVLLPDVLVTAGKEVVLNIALQEDILQGQEIVIEADAAKGNAINDMAFVSARSFSVEDTRRYAGGLDDPARMASAFAGIASAGGVSDNALAIRGNSPKGVQWRLQGVEIPNPNHFAGLSVAGGGGLTLFSSQLLANSDVMTGAFPATYGNALAGVFDMQFRPGNASRYEHTLQVGVIGLDAASEGPLGDGGGSYLFNYRYSTLGLLLPLLPTESKTTFQDVAFHLNLPTRRAGRFSLWGMGGSDRQTQRATTDSTAWEYDFWDRVDARLALDIGVAGLTHHALLGARTYLQSRLAVTVNRTRWDWDRLDENVRFQPDLAIHSTDLRASAGVQLSHKFSARHTQETSLSVQRIGYDLTLRDAPGQRPPAVLLAAGAGHAYLWEAGIQSRLRPAPRWTLALGIHGTYFGLTESASIEPRVGIRWQADERQAWSLGLGRHSQAEEVRIYFADPAGDGGRPNGTLGLSRAHHLVLGYDLALDDAHRLKIETYYQYLFDIPVIADSAYSMLNFEQDWGFNAALAGIGAGANKGVEVTLERFLKEGFYFLVTGSLFESRYRGGDALWRPTRFDQRYAVNALAGREFSFRQGRRLLGLNGRLIAIGGKRHSPLDPVASGRRLEPVFDETRAFEQRWPALFLADVTVTYRINRPERSHVWALQVKNALGAKDRYFDYNYRTNRVDIVRDGFPLPVLSYKLEF; translated from the coding sequence ATGCGTCGTTTTCTGTATAGCCTTTTTTTCGTCCTCCATCTGGCCGGCACGGCCGGCGCCCAGACGCCGGCGACACCGTACCAGACCGTCCGCGGCGTCGTCGTCGACCGGGACAGCCGGATACCCCTGCCCGGCGCCAACGTGGTCGTGCTCAGCGTCGATCCGCCCGTGGGAACGACCACCGACCTCGAAGGCCGCTTCGAGGTGCCCCGCGTGCCGGTCGGCCGGCATCGCATCCGCATCAGCTTCCTCGGCTTCGAGCCCGTCCTGCTGCCCGATGTCCTGGTCACCGCCGGCAAAGAGGTGGTCCTGAACATCGCCCTCCAGGAAGACATCCTGCAGGGGCAGGAGATCGTGATCGAGGCAGACGCCGCGAAGGGGAATGCCATCAACGACATGGCCTTCGTGAGCGCGCGATCGTTTTCGGTTGAAGACACGCGTCGTTATGCCGGCGGCCTCGACGACCCGGCCCGGATGGCGTCGGCGTTCGCCGGCATCGCATCGGCCGGCGGCGTCAGCGACAATGCCCTCGCCATCCGTGGAAACAGCCCCAAAGGGGTGCAATGGCGGTTGCAGGGTGTCGAAATCCCGAATCCGAACCATTTCGCCGGACTGAGCGTCGCGGGCGGCGGCGGCCTCACGCTGTTCAGCAGCCAGCTCCTCGCCAACTCCGATGTGATGACGGGCGCGTTTCCGGCCACGTACGGCAACGCGCTGGCCGGCGTGTTCGACATGCAATTCAGGCCGGGGAATGCGTCCCGGTACGAGCATACCCTCCAGGTCGGCGTGATCGGCCTCGATGCCGCCTCGGAGGGGCCGCTCGGCGACGGCGGCGGGTCGTATCTGTTCAACTACCGGTACTCCACCCTCGGCCTCCTGCTGCCGCTCCTCCCCACCGAATCGAAAACCACGTTTCAGGACGTCGCCTTCCACCTCAACCTCCCCACGCGCCGCGCCGGTCGGTTCAGCCTGTGGGGGATGGGCGGAAGCGACCGCCAGACGCAGCGCGCCACCACCGATTCCACGGCGTGGGAATACGACTTCTGGGACCGCGTCGACGCCAGGCTCGCGCTCGATATCGGCGTCGCCGGCCTGACCCACCATGCGCTCCTCGGCGCGCGCACCTACCTCCAGTCCCGCCTGGCGGTAACCGTCAACCGGACGCGGTGGGACTGGGACCGTCTCGACGAGAACGTGCGGTTCCAGCCCGACCTGGCCATCCACTCGACGGACCTGCGCGCCTCCGCCGGCGTCCAGCTCAGCCATAAATTCAGCGCGCGGCATACCCAGGAGACCAGCCTGTCGGTGCAACGCATCGGATACGACCTCACGCTGCGGGATGCGCCGGGACAGCGTCCGCCGGCGGTCCTCCTCGCCGCCGGCGCGGGGCACGCCTACCTGTGGGAGGCCGGCATCCAGTCGCGGCTCCGGCCGGCCCCGCGATGGACGCTCGCGCTCGGCATCCACGGCACCTATTTCGGACTCACCGAAAGCGCGTCCATCGAGCCCCGCGTCGGGATCCGGTGGCAGGCCGACGAACGCCAGGCATGGAGCCTGGGCCTGGGCCGGCACAGCCAGGCCGAAGAGGTTCGTATCTACTTTGCCGATCCTGCCGGCGACGGCGGCCGCCCGAACGGCACGCTCGGCCTGTCCAGAGCCCATCACCTCGTGCTCGGCTACGACCTGGCCCTCGACGACGCCCATCGCCTCAAGATCGAAACCTACTATCAGTATCTGTTCGATATACCGGTCATCGCCGACAGCGCCTATTCGATGCTTAATTTTGAGCAGGATTGGGGATTTAACGCCGCCCTCGCCGGCATCGGCGCCGGCGCCAACAAGGGCGTCGAAGTGACCCTCGAACGGTTCCTGAAAGAGGGGTTCTACTTCCTGGTCACCGGCTCCTTGTTCGAATCCCGATACCGCGGCGGCGACGCGTTATGGCGGCCGACGCGCTTCGATCAGCGATATGCGGTCAACGCCCTGGCCGGCCGGGAATTCAGCTTTCGCCAGGGTAGGCGCTTGCTCGGATTGAACGGGCGGCTCATTGCGATCGGCGGCAAGCGGCACAGTCCGCTCGACCCGGTCGCGTCCGGACGTCGCCTCGAGCCGGTGTTTGACGAGACGCGCGCGTTCGAGCAGCGGTGGCCGGCCCTGTTCCTCGCGGATGTCACCGTCACCTACCGCATCAACCGACCCGAGCGGTCTCACGTCTGGGCGCTCCAGGTAAAAAACGCGCTCGGCGCGAAGGACCGCTATTTCGACTACAACTACCGGACGAACCGGGTGGACATCGTGCGCGACGGCTTCCCGCTCCCCGTTCTGAGCTACAAACTGGAATTTTGA
- a CDS encoding SpoIIE family protein phosphatase yields MPFAILVVDDEPDLEVLIRQRFRKRIRAEEWTFHFAQNGFEAMEVLQNEPQIQLVLTDINMPGMDGLTLLDRLHGMDRLLKAVVVSAYGDMSNIRVAMNRGAYDFVTKPVDFDDLERTIDKGVRELLVYGEALNAQRELLGLQKELSVARRIQRAFLPADRFEHARYTVHAFLEPAREVGGDFFDYFPLGDDRLGLVVGDVSGKGVSAALFMAITRTLIQAVAMQGGAPGQMLERVNAMLYPQSLSEMFVTAVLAVIDLRDGTVTYVTAGHHAPCLVNAAGEATMLPRTQGIGLCMLRTFTYAEATVRLAPGDTFFCYTDGVTEASDPAGAFFEEARLMPSLGRQGGGEAIVASVRGALAAFTAGHPSFDDVTALAVTYRG; encoded by the coding sequence ATGCCGTTCGCTATTCTGGTTGTTGACGACGAGCCCGATCTTGAGGTGCTGATCCGCCAGCGGTTTCGCAAGCGGATTCGGGCGGAGGAGTGGACCTTCCATTTTGCGCAGAACGGTTTCGAGGCGATGGAGGTGCTCCAGAACGAGCCCCAGATCCAGCTGGTGCTCACGGATATCAACATGCCGGGCATGGATGGGCTTACGCTGCTGGACCGGCTCCACGGCATGGATCGGCTGCTGAAGGCGGTCGTCGTGTCGGCGTACGGGGACATGAGCAACATCCGCGTGGCGATGAACCGCGGGGCGTACGATTTCGTCACGAAACCGGTGGATTTCGACGATCTGGAGCGCACCATCGACAAAGGGGTGCGCGAGCTGCTGGTGTATGGCGAGGCGCTGAATGCCCAGCGCGAGTTGCTCGGCCTTCAGAAAGAACTCTCGGTGGCTCGCCGGATCCAGCGCGCCTTTTTGCCCGCCGACCGGTTCGAGCACGCCCGCTACACGGTCCATGCCTTTCTGGAGCCGGCGCGGGAGGTCGGCGGCGACTTTTTCGACTACTTCCCCCTCGGAGACGATCGCCTCGGACTGGTTGTCGGGGATGTCTCCGGCAAAGGGGTCTCGGCGGCGCTGTTCATGGCCATCACACGGACGTTGATCCAGGCCGTGGCGATGCAGGGCGGGGCGCCGGGTCAGATGCTCGAGCGCGTCAATGCAATGCTGTATCCCCAGAGCCTGTCCGAGATGTTCGTGACGGCCGTGCTGGCGGTGATCGACCTGCGCGACGGCACCGTCACGTATGTTACTGCCGGCCATCATGCGCCATGCCTCGTCAACGCCGCCGGAGAGGCGACGATGCTGCCGCGCACGCAGGGCATCGGGCTGTGCATGCTTCGGACGTTCACGTACGCCGAAGCTACCGTCCGGCTGGCCCCGGGCGATACGTTCTTTTGCTACACGGACGGTGTCACGGAGGCCTCCGATCCCGCCGGCGCCTTTTTCGAGGAAGCGCGTTTGATGCCCTCGCTGGGCCGGCAGGGCGGTGGCGAGGCCATCGTCGCGTCGGTCCGCGGGGCGCTCGCCGCGTTTACGGCCGGCCACCCCTCGTTCGA
- a CDS encoding response regulator: MTPPFNVLVVDDEEDMQWLFRQHFRKELKAGTLRFHFALSGEEALAYMRGRDHADIVLVLSDINMPGMTGLELLRTLKGEFADIPVHMITAYSDEQNYQSALKYGADGYLTKPIDFSELKQMIAAAMPR, encoded by the coding sequence ATGACCCCACCGTTCAACGTGCTCGTCGTGGACGACGAGGAAGACATGCAATGGCTGTTTCGGCAGCATTTCCGAAAGGAACTCAAGGCCGGCACGCTGCGCTTTCATTTTGCGCTGTCCGGCGAGGAGGCGCTGGCCTATATGCGGGGGCGCGACCATGCCGATATCGTGCTCGTTTTGTCCGACATCAACATGCCGGGCATGACCGGGCTGGAGCTGCTCCGTACGCTGAAGGGAGAATTTGCCGACATCCCCGTGCACATGATCACGGCCTACAGCGATGAGCAAAATTACCAGTCGGCCCTGAAGTACGGGGCCGACGGCTACCTGACCAAACCGATCGATTTCTCGGAACTGAAACAGATGATCGCGGCGGCGATGCCGCGTTGA
- a CDS encoding tetratricopeptide repeat protein — translation MEAENTSALAAAWKDLLHADLPAPEKRAELLAFAERSVNDAPRLALTWVPELIEQARLAGDPHPERDGYWLRSMGHHMLSEYDEAIAVLREGVDMALAWNDDELLGQMYAGYGGVYLSLGDFEQALSYGQQAMRFLKDGEHAVYRGWLVHGFGVGYFELGDTERARAYFEESLGIFEANHYPVGMARALIGLGNICHKNGQHKEAIGHLERAMGLFREARNVTGEARAQHDTGVVLMDEGRFDESERFLLESLSVRRQVNNQRAVSTSLLSLGRLYARTGRFDEAETAFADALAIADDLGVETRKFEVREALARLAEERGDVAGALQHYKAFQEAKERVFGDELRVRLSRLQIRTAMEQSEKEARWMRERNEALLEQNERLESLLAELRAAQEQLVQSEKMISLGQLTAGIAHEIKNPLNFVNNFAALSVELVDDLIAFMDAHEGDTIRATRDELEELLTDLRSNAGRIQQHGKRADRIVHGMLQHARGVSGEWREVDLNGLIEEYAGLAYHGARARDMSFNVTLEKSMDPAIGRVRMVPQDIGRVILNLLSNAFYAVSARKALGEAGYEPRVHLSTWLDGDFAVVRVEDNGAGVPETVQARIFDPFFTTKPPGEGTGLGLSLSYDIVTQGHRGMLRLDTSGAEGAAFELALPAGDAPS, via the coding sequence ATGGAAGCCGAAAATACCAGCGCACTCGCCGCGGCGTGGAAGGACCTCCTTCATGCCGACCTGCCGGCTCCCGAGAAGCGGGCCGAGCTGCTCGCCTTCGCGGAACGGAGCGTCAACGATGCACCGCGTCTCGCACTGACGTGGGTGCCCGAGCTGATCGAACAAGCCCGCCTCGCCGGAGATCCCCATCCGGAACGCGACGGGTACTGGCTCCGGTCGATGGGGCACCACATGCTTTCCGAATACGACGAAGCGATCGCCGTTCTCCGCGAGGGGGTGGACATGGCGCTCGCCTGGAACGACGACGAACTGCTGGGGCAGATGTACGCCGGCTACGGCGGCGTGTACCTGAGCCTGGGCGATTTCGAGCAGGCGCTCTCGTACGGGCAGCAGGCCATGCGCTTTTTGAAGGACGGCGAGCACGCGGTCTATCGCGGGTGGCTCGTCCACGGTTTTGGCGTCGGGTATTTTGAGCTGGGGGACACCGAGCGCGCCCGCGCCTATTTCGAGGAAAGCCTCGGGATTTTCGAGGCGAACCACTATCCCGTCGGCATGGCGCGGGCCCTCATCGGGCTGGGCAACATCTGCCACAAAAACGGCCAGCACAAGGAAGCGATCGGGCACCTCGAACGGGCGATGGGTCTGTTTCGGGAAGCCCGGAATGTGACCGGCGAGGCGCGGGCGCAACACGACACGGGCGTCGTGCTGATGGATGAAGGACGGTTCGACGAGAGCGAACGTTTTCTTCTGGAAAGTCTGTCGGTCCGCCGGCAGGTGAACAACCAGCGCGCCGTGAGCACCAGCTTGCTCAGTCTCGGCCGTCTCTACGCCCGCACCGGCCGCTTCGACGAGGCCGAGACCGCGTTTGCGGACGCCCTGGCCATCGCGGACGACCTCGGCGTGGAGACCCGTAAATTTGAGGTACGCGAAGCCCTGGCGCGCCTCGCCGAGGAGCGGGGCGACGTCGCCGGCGCGCTGCAGCACTACAAGGCCTTCCAGGAGGCGAAGGAACGCGTGTTCGGCGACGAGCTGCGGGTGCGATTGAGCCGGCTGCAGATCCGGACGGCCATGGAGCAGTCGGAGAAAGAAGCGCGATGGATGCGCGAGCGGAACGAGGCGCTGCTGGAGCAGAACGAGCGGCTGGAGTCTCTGCTGGCGGAGCTGAGAGCGGCCCAGGAGCAGCTGGTACAGAGCGAAAAAATGATTTCCCTCGGGCAGCTGACCGCCGGCATTGCCCATGAAATCAAAAACCCGCTCAATTTCGTCAACAATTTCGCGGCCCTCTCCGTCGAACTCGTCGATGACCTCATCGCCTTCATGGACGCCCACGAAGGCGACACGATCCGAGCGACGCGGGACGAACTGGAGGAGCTGCTGACGGATTTGCGCAGCAACGCCGGCCGGATCCAGCAGCATGGCAAACGGGCCGACCGGATCGTGCACGGAATGCTCCAGCACGCGCGGGGCGTCTCGGGCGAATGGCGCGAGGTCGATCTGAACGGGTTGATCGAGGAGTACGCCGGTCTCGCCTACCACGGCGCCCGGGCCCGGGATATGTCGTTCAACGTGACGCTGGAAAAATCGATGGACCCCGCCATCGGACGCGTTCGTATGGTGCCGCAGGATATCGGCCGTGTCATCCTTAATTTGCTCAGCAACGCGTTTTACGCGGTCTCGGCCCGGAAGGCGCTCGGCGAGGCGGGGTATGAACCGCGCGTCCATCTTTCCACGTGGCTGGACGGCGATTTTGCGGTCGTTCGCGTGGAGGACAACGGCGCCGGCGTTCCCGAGACGGTTCAGGCCCGCATCTTCGATCCGTTTTTTACGACCAAACCGCCCGGCGAAGGAACGGGCCTCGGGCTCTCGCTCAGCTACGATATCGTCACCCAGGGCCATCGCGGCATGCTTCGCCTCGATACCTCGGGCGCCGAAGGGGCCGCTTTTGAACTGGCGCTCCCCGCCGGCGACGCACCATCCTGA